Proteins from one Haliaeetus albicilla chromosome 4, bHalAlb1.1, whole genome shotgun sequence genomic window:
- the LOC104314631 gene encoding LOW QUALITY PROTEIN: vitelline membrane outer layer protein 1 homolog (The sequence of the model RefSeq protein was modified relative to this genomic sequence to represent the inferred CDS: substituted 2 bases at 2 genomic stop codons) — translation MLGGQVLLLLVGLTGTAPQGQDLGERDTSVTAMSNRGDWAWLEMCPKGFYTSGVSFKVEPPQGVMEDDTALNGIWLHCSRSGDPSGGYTAESQSGSWGHWLEARWCTHXGHLVGFVLXVQPPQCRLLSNEVATTSAHFACSDGHVLEGPGSAWGQWGGWSPRCPRVVCGIQTQQDPAWGLKRDDTALNDLHLFCP, via the exons ATGCTGGGGGGAcaggtcctgctgctgctcgtGGGGCTCACAGGCACAGCACCGCAGGGGCAGGACCTGGGTGAGAGGGATACCTCGGTCACCGCCATGTCCAACAGGGGAGACTGGGCCTGGCTGGAGATGTGCCCCAAGGGCTTCTACACCAGTGGCGTCAGCTTCAAG GTAGAGCCACCCCAGGGTGTGATGGAGGATGACACGGCACTCAACGGGATTTGGCTGCACTGCTCCCGCAGTGGGGACCCCAGTGGCGGCTACACAGCTGAGTCCCAGAGTGGCAG TTGGGGCCACTGGTTGGAGGCCCGCTGGTGCACCCACTGAGGGCACCTAGTGGGCTTCGTGCTGTGAGTCCAGCCACCGCAGTGCAGGCTCCTGAGCAATGAAGTGGCCACCACCAGTGCCCACTTTGCCTGCTCTGATGGGCATGTCCTGGAGGGGCCAGGGTCTGCCTGGGGCCAGTGGGGTGGCTGGAGCCCCCGGTGCCCCCGCGTGGTGTGTGGCATCCAGACACAGCAGGATCCTGCATGGGGCCTGAAGAGGGATGACACGGCCCTGAATGATCTGCATCTCTTCTGCCCTTAA